The following coding sequences lie in one Eremothecium sinecaudum strain ATCC 58844 chromosome IV, complete sequence genomic window:
- the ECM1 gene encoding Ecm1p (Syntenic homolog of Ashbya gossypii ADR419C; Syntenic homolog of Saccharomyces cerevisiae YAL059W (ECM1)), producing MAKKVSKHSRAARRNEVEDIEAKSLSSLPRASTTDLTNVLLRTASKNEALLEAKIKNKRGKNKDRVSKKTTKVPTTSLDSVRLERALKFASRLDGKIEKSVSRAKYVQSARKSGWDATNAMIKEDLSNKGKITPPVKDLTKDLSKDLNKDEDEIEIEVEDKDTETKLVEATNIFGTLADDVEA from the coding sequence ATGGCTAAAAAGGTTTCCAAGCATTCCAGGGCTGCCAGGAGAAACGAGGtagaagatattgaagCCAAATCTCTATCTAGTTTACCGAGGGCATCTACTACTGATTTAACAAATGTACTACTTAGAACAGCATCTAAGAATGAGGCCCTATTAGAGGCCAAGATTAAAAATAAAAGAGGAAAGAACAAGGACAGGGTTAGCAAGAAGACCACTAAGGTTCCAACTACTTCCTTAGACTCTGTGAGGCTTGAACGTGCGTTAAAATTCGCTAGTAGGCTTGATGGTAAGATCGAAAAATCTGTCTCCCGTGCAAAATATGTGCAGTCTGCTAGAAAGAGTGGCTGGGATGCTACTAATGCGATGATAAAGGAAGACTTGTCAAATAAGGGAAAAATTACTCCTCCAGTAAAGGATTTAACCAAAGATTTAAGCAAAGATTTAAACaaagatgaagatgaaataGAGATAGAAGTTGAGGATAAGGATACCGAAACTAAACTAGTAGAAGCTACTAACATATTTGGTACCCTGGCTGACGATGTTGAAGCATAG
- the GPB1 gene encoding Gpb1p (Syntenic homolog of Ashbya gossypii ADR414C; Syntenic homolog of Saccharomyces cerevisiae YAL056W (GPB2) and YOR371C (GPB1)), whose protein sequence is MEKFASNTFSANNSQELWDEQQSRNGHIGRHNDNQNDIGCSQYLSEEERSKYKHQYTAPKISSHYISTVANTRYKEAPGAKRIRNEAKLKKYYRLKNVSIYPSGTTFSTSDSVGDAPTGSQLSSDIEGSFMPRKSVGLEQRQRQQVPHWAQKGEDSGRFDIFDNFENEGQPDVLESMMSYLNYHDKLSTVVRDTDYQFSRNMMWVPKVDDVRKDGSKSAESDLVQRLYRAEHQSTDESPPGEATTENSSTEDISNQNLFCGTAVNIPIFGDTKLPCLVYHSVVELKNIMYLFGGLQPCYQSNEEAPNLDDFHVDGIENIPPPINPAFLNNPAMIANKSLYVFSCNRFTLKRPKLSGQIPPPLLCAKTTKLTDRYLFHYGGFEIWNDTIIEEETGQYYLKRRLFPNSAAYILDTQVFKFVKIELVSQQTRFLTLRPTIARFGHAQVSLKLNSTNGAAKTGENDEGKSSASSIKTGTASYFSSTDDSLHGQGSDNGQNKSSNSANSQIFTVILMGGYGQTNDNTFQALNDLWKIDLCVVSRGKRGYFKFADTAIATLIAKPSDPDKKWPAARGFMAACISETKPMSNIPLIEGLLQEIKEISNLEPAQSENESQPAFSGVPFGHKNWKPSATPETEKSQKNTNDCTAPCLVIHGGSNHNSAYGDMWWFDFEDEKWSQLPLYVKNSKSKEKSIAYLPLVGHTILQLRDTFHFLGGLHQSDIDKLYKGGQAPPIKNEGIQCKVENTAAILDLSSMLLKGLIFNKANPNIFRQHLKVTATTAIYAQTHIWLIGGASMSTEDDCEQQLRGSISELVAPLAEGDIN, encoded by the coding sequence ATGGAAAAGTTTGCTTCTAATACTTTTAGTGCTAACAATTCGCAAGAGTTATGGGACGAACAACAAAGTAGAAATGGCCACATTGGAAGACATAATGATAACCAAAATGATATTGGCTGTAGTCAGTATTTATCAGAAGAAGAACGTAGCAAATATAAACACCAATATACTGCACCTAAAATTTCGTCGCACTATATATCAACAGTTGCGAACACTCGATATAAAGAAGCCCCAGGAGCGAAAAGAATAAGAAACGAAGCAAAGCTGAAAAAGTATTATAGACTGAAAAATGTATCAATCTATCCATCAGGAACTACTTTCAGCACATCCGATAGTGTTGGTGATGCACCAACGGGGTCACAATTAAGTTCCGACATCGAAGGGTCTTTCATGCCTAGGAAATCTGTTGGTTTAGAACAAAGGCAAAGACAACAGGTGCCACATTGGGCACAAAAAGGGGAAGATTCTGGGAGGtttgatatatttgatAATTTCGAAAATGAAGGACAGCCGGACGTTCTGGAGTCCATGATGTCTTATCTTAATTACCACGATAAACTCTCTACAGTAGTTAGAGATACCGACTATCAATTTAGCCGGAATATGATGTGGGTACCGAAGGTTGATGATGTACGCAAGGATGGTAGTAAGAGTGCCGAGTCTGATCTAGTTCAGCGTCTGTATAGAGCCGAGCATCAGAGTACCGATGAAAGTCCTCCTGGAGAGGCAACAACTGAAAATAGTTCAACCGAAGACATTTCAAATCAAAACTTGTTTTGTGGAACTGCTGTTAATATACCAATTTTTGGAGATACAAAGCTCCCTTGTCTTGTGTATCATAGTGTTGTGGAATTGAAAAACATCATGTATTTATTCGGAGGTTTACAACCCTGCTACCAATCCAATGAGGAGGCTCCTAACTTGGACGATTTCCATGTTGATGGGATAGAAAATATTCCACCGCCTATAAATCCTGCGTTCTTGAACAATCCTGCAATGATTGCGAACAAAAGTCTTTATGTATTTTCGTGCAATAGGTTTACGTTGAAGAGACCTAAATTATCAGGCCAAATACCTCCCCCTTTACTCTGTGCTAAGACGACAAAGCTTACAGACCGATATTTATTCCATTATGGGGGATTCGAGATTTGGAATGATACTATAATAGAGGAAGAGACCGGTCAGTACTACCTAAAGAGAAGGTTGTTCCCAAACAGCGCTGCTTATATACTGGATACGCAAGTTTTCAAGTTTGTGAAAATTGAGCTCGTAAGCCAGCAAACCAGATTTTTGACGCTTAGACCTACGATTGCGAGGTTTGGTCATGCACAGGTTTCACTGAAGCTGAATTCAACTAATGGCGCGGCAAAGACCGGTGAAAATGACGAAGGTAAAAGTAGTGCCAGCTCAATAAAAACAGGAACCGCCTCGTATTTTAGTTCAACTGATGACTCTTTACACGGTCAGGGTTCAGACAATGGACAAAACAAATCATCGAATAGTGCTAACTCACAGATATTCACGGTGATACTAATGGGCGGCTATGGTCAGACGAATGATAACACTTTTCAGGCACTTAATGATTTATGGAAGATAGACTTATGCGTTGTATCTCGCGGTAAACGAGGTTATTTTAAATTCGCGGACACTGCCATAGCTACCTTAATAGCGAAACCGTCCGACCCAGACAAAAAGTGGCCCGCAGCAAGGGGGTTCATGGCAGCCTGCATATCCGAAACCAAACCTATGAGTAACATACCACTTATAGAAGGGCTACTGCAAGAAATAAAGGAGATTAGCAACTTAGAGCCTGCCCAGAGTGAAAATGAGAGCCAACCCGCATTCAGCGGCGTTCCCTTCGGACATAAGAACTGGAAACCATCTGCCACTCCTGAGACAGAAAAGTCCCAGAAAAACACAAATGACTGTACTGCTCCATGCCTGGTCATCCATGGTGGGTCGAATCATAACAGCGCCTACGGCGATATGTGGTGGTTCGACTTCGAGGACGAAAAGTGGTCCCAACTACCCTTATATGTTAAAAACAGTAAATCAAAAGAAAAATCAATTGCATATCTTCCACTGGTAGGGCATACGATTCTCCAACTTAGGGATACTTTTCACTTCTTAGGAGGACTTCACCAAAGCGATATCGATAAGTTATACAAAGGAGGACAAGCACCTCCAATAAAAAACGAGGGCATACAGTGTAAAGTTGAGAACACAGCGGCCATATTAGACCTTTCGAGCATGCTACTGAAGGGCCTAATCTTCAACAAAGCCAACCCTAATATTTTCAGACAGCACTTAAAAGTTACAGCAACCACCGCAATATACGCTCAAACTCATATTTGGCTAATTGGGGGTGCTTCAATGTCTACAGAGGATGACTGTGAGCAACAACTACGTGGCAGTATTAGTGAGCTTGTCGCACCCTTAGCGGAAGGTGACATTAATTAA
- the NDD1 gene encoding Ndd1p (Syntenic homolog of Ashbya gossypii ADR415C; Syntenic homolog of Saccharomyces cerevisiae YOR372C (NDD1)), translated as MEQQDSEEDQFYKVLQENLRYVFTSPMSTTQVFPTPYSQLQQAKRDMKLSSVGAGLSIDDTNDSSSVENSMLPLQGSVHGNGGSGAALGKSATGSAGDGVHTASGLKGGRLKSLIDVNTQPSMVFNYENFPNEIFLDLSDQFKEFREYLQDSPASINWQAKTPAKTPLKFLQYQQQYQHAQQHTPLQNLDINNMFNSAGRSTLSPTKRLYSLTPYNRKLVGDGDTPFGRILPTSSTSNNALADFQKARKEENPLVKTPVTKRARQLNNRKPENFNAALSGSFVSSLASRGAYAVNAAPVVSDSALARDVVGNPPDLHHGQHADHDEQDYGSSPTTIPLASSVTKSARNTATRSPVSGQENPPILDNRVFDVAASPTPKLKKSPPPGELSLRVPELPKLGSFKGVSARPQLIPATSRSKLRDNATALNSNVSMHTIGANRTKSGNSVKAASSVTAVNKFPPKNKGKTKSGQPQQSKFQFVMTNTNSFSMNNDGAASNKRKLKRSQSTLISFEQHNSKSSNSPTDTISKVSTTTTTSTSKRRKKNFSSSQ; from the coding sequence ATGGAACAACAGGACTCGGAGGAGGACCAATTTTACAAAGTGCTTCAGGAAAACTTGCGTTATGTATTTACAAGTCCTATGTCTACAACGCAAGTTTTTCCAACACCTTATTCTCAGCTCCAGCAGGCAAAGAGGGATATGAAGCTATCTTCTGTGGGCGCGGGTCTGTCCATAGACGATACAAATGATTCATCTTCGGTTGAAAATAGTATGCTCCCACTGCAGGGTTCAGTGCACGGGAATGGTGGATCTGGAGCAGCATTAGGAAAATCAGCAACAGGAAGTGCTGGCGATGGTGTACATACCGCTAGTGGATTGAAAGGCGGGAGACTAAAGTCTTTGATTGATGTGAATACACAGCCATCAATGGTTTTCAACTACGAAAATTTTCCGAACGAGATTTTTCTGGATCTATCTGACCAGTTTAAAGAGTTCCGTGAATACTTACAGGACTCGCCTGCGAGTATCAATTGGCAGGCGAAAACTCCTGCGAAGACCCCGCTAAAATTTTTGCAGTACCAGCAGCAGTACCAGCATGCACAGCAGCACACGCCTTTGCAAAACCTTGATATTAACAACATGTTTAATTCTGCAGGGCGGTCGACGCTTTCTCCAACCAAGCGACTATATTCCTTGACACCGTATAACAGGAAGTTGGTTGGCGACGGAGATACGCCATTTGGACGTATATTACCAACTTCGTCTACCTCGAATAACGCATTGGCCGATTTTCAGAAGGCACGCAAGGAGGAAAATCCCTTGGTTAAGACACCAGTGACTAAAAGAGCAAGACAGCTAAATAACAGAAAGCCTGAGAATTTCAATGCAGCCCTCTCAGGCTCGTTTGTATCTTCACTAGCCTCTAGAGGGGCATACGCAGTTAATGCTGCTCCAGTCGTGTCTGATTCTGCCCTTGCACGAGATGTTGTGGGAAATCCTCCAGATCTCCACCATGGCCAACATGCCGACCATGACGAGCAGGATTATGGATCATCGCCAACTACCATTCCATTGGCGTCATCGGTCACCAAGTCTGCTAGGAACACCGCTACTCGCTCTCCAGTAAGCGGGCAGGAGAATCCACCCATACTTGACAATCGCGTGTTCGATGTTGCTGCATCCCCAACACCTAAGCTCAAGAAATCACCGCCACCTGGGGAGCTGTCCCTTCGTGTACCGGAGTTGCCGAAGCTCGGGTCCTTCAAAGGCGTTAGTGCTAGGCCACAGCTGATACCAGCGACCTCGCGATCCAAGTTACGAGATAATGCCACAGCATTAAACTCCAACGTTTCTATGCATACTATTGGGGCGAATAGAACGAAATCTGGGAACAGTGTGAAAGCTGCATCTTCTGTTACTGCTGTCAACAAATTTCCTCCGAAAAACAAGGGGAAAACGAAATCAGGCCAGCCACAACAATCCAAGTTTCAATTTGTAATGACAAACACAAATTCCTTCTCCATGAATAACGACGGTGCTGCCTCCAATAAACGTAAACTGAAGAGATCACAATCTACCCTGATTTCTTTCGAACAGCATAACTCTAAGAGTAGTAACTCTCCAACTGACACTATTTCGAAAGTTAGCACAACTACAACCACATCTACGAGTAAaagaagaaagaagaaCTTCTCTTCATCTCAATGA
- a CDS encoding HDL170Cp (Syntenic homolog of Ashbya gossypii ADR418C; NOHBY448; No homolog in Saccharomyces cerevisiae), translating into MGSTTTIITTIVRAASKVDKHAATARVAHDVKQGMHDMKQGVHHGMHHGMHYDMHGKSSGIGNWLHGVDHTFRKILSTLLLLAFLAIVGTFLLSRMPSLKTNGNIPAGKGKYEKVTTTSSTTGRQAVADELRREDTTLRHADGVPVRVGDAIPVVKRSVRSQARDTH; encoded by the coding sequence ATGGGATCTACAACAACTATTATTACTACTATCGTTAGAGCAGCTTCAAAGGTTGACAAACACGCAGCTACCGCCAGAGTGGCACATGATGTGAAGCAAGGCATGCACGATATGAAGCAGGGCGTGCACCACGGCATGCATCATGGAATGCATTATGACATGCACGGGAAGTCTAGTGGAATAGGTAATTGGTTACACGGCGTTGACCACACCTTTAGAAAGATACTTTCTACGTTGTTACTTCTAGCCTTTTTGGCTATTGTTGGCACTTTCCTTTTATCAAGAATGCCATCTTTGAAAACAAATGGTAACATCCCTGCTGGTAAGGGTAAGTACGAGAAAGTCACTACCACTTCTTCAACTACCGGTAGACAGGCTGTAGCTGATGAGTTGAGAAGGGAGGACACCACATTAAGGCACGCTGATGGTGTCCCTGTTAGAGTTGGTGATGCTATCCCGGTTGTTAAGCGTAGCGTAAGAAGCCAGGCCAGAGATACCCATTAG
- the NUD1 gene encoding Nud1p (Syntenic homolog of Ashbya gossypii ADR416W; Syntenic homolog of Saccharomyces cerevisiae YOR373W (NUD1)) — MMQTSVESPSKDLSEHLEAFHITSPNGGQERMGQKKQKRMALKSMYKRYTANKAFPGSQLAEESVYDNNSSYVKRLSNWSMSYGTVQVGGAKVKENIANSERTDEEEEEEAQWKHYRKPRYDMEDFEDLETEPNDKHLNLQTSDLVVTTSLSDISLIPTNTFKQRGNATYDHMNGQSNDGFLENDTDDDPALAAKSVFDKVLRHQKSNFLGSGSPGRPRTSTSDTDVRSLGNENQYEDFHSPSSSSSFNSHPCSPSPPGLHQNRHQEDNHVELKLIRPEDAGMVFHHERGVWEPLDELELRRRSSVNIGILHSLNNSKYSYEDTGDSVLSKNANNSSSYPYQDDTPLGPPRLAEQFKFLHDTSTEFNTVQSGRVGQHFARIKRNSYPATKEEIPVGNITDVNSLDTSFSVSQSAVVRILLDVIPDKQNWSAVDDLDLSHKNLESLLGLDHVAPNCSNLNVSKNDLNTLKGVPSGCLHLCCSHNYIGTYASLNHLPHLETLNLSFNKLKLQNLSLLEPCRHLKVVDLSHNSITSLRYLPSKAHILKISLANNNLSGVIDFQQLRQESNAWSYIEELDLSGNKITAVTHLSQLSRIRILRLDGNLIKSIEGGNNAQIRTVTLTNNPNLHTISGFPALRILKCRGESLQLMPDSLPESLETLEIAGSSDNSADQWNWPKILPKYLRNLKLRKLQLSAVPPVIQSLPLRTLDLTFNCLINTTQLIKSLPPTLQELNLLGNPLWAVNDADRRLLVEAVKLYLFALRGA, encoded by the coding sequence ATGATGCAGACAAGTGTTGAATCGCCATCGAAAGACCTCAGTGAGCATCTGGAGGCTTTCCATATCACTAGTCCGAACGGAGGACAAGAGCGAATGGGCCAGAAGAAACAAAAGCGAATGGCTCTTAAATCGATGTACAAACGTTATACAGCTAATAAGGCTTTTCCTGGATCACAGCTAGCGGAAGAATCGGTGTACGATAATAATTCAAGTTATGTGAAGCGATTGAGTAACTGGTCGATGAGTTATGGTACAGTGCAGGTTGGAGGGGCGAAGGTTAAGGAGAATATTGCAAATAGTGAAAGGACTGACgaagaggaagaggagGAAGCTCAATGGAAACACTATAGAAAGCCTAGATATGATATGGAAGATTTTGAAGATCTTGAAACGGAGCCAAACGACAAGCATTTAAATTTGCAGACGTCTGATCTAGTTGTTACTACGTCTCTTTCCGATATTTCTTTGATCCCTACGAACACCTTTAAGCAACGGGGAAATGCCACTTATGACCATATGAACGGACAATCCAACGACGGTTTTCTGGAGAACGATACAGATGATGACCCGGCTCTTGCAGCAAAGAGTGTGTTTGATAAGGTATTGCGACACCAGAAGTCCAACTTTTTGGGTTCCGGGAGCCCTGGAAGGCCTCGCACAAGTACGTCGGACACGGACGTAAGGAGCTTAGGCAATGAGAATCAATATGAAGACTTCCACTCGCCGTCTTCTAGTTCATCTTTTAATTCGCATCCATGTTCACCATCGCCGCCCGGGCTACATCAGAACAGGCATCAAGAAGATAATCATGTCGAGCTAAAACTAATCAGACCAGAGGATGCGGGGATGGTATTTCACCATGAACGCGGGGTTTGGGAGCCGTTGGATGAGCTTGAGCTCAGAAGGCGTTCGTCTGTGAACATCGGGATCTTACATTCGTTGAACAATTCAAAATACTCGTACGAAGACACAGGAGATTCAGTGCTATCTAAGAACGCTAACAACTCCAGCTCATATCCTTATCAGGATGATACCCCACTTGGCCCTCCTAGGCTTGCAGAGCAATTCAAGTTTTTACATGATACTTCAACGGAATTTAACACAGTGCAAAGCGGCAGGGTAGGTCAACATTTCGCCCGCATCAAACGCAATTCTTATCCAGCTACGAAGGAAGAAATCCCAGTTGGTAATATAACAGATGTCAACAGCTTAGACACCTCGTTTAGCGTTAGTCAGAGTGCTGTGGTTCGCATTCTTCTTGACGTGATCCCCGATAAGCAGAATTGGTCCGCGGTAGACGACCTTGATCTCAGCCATAAGAACCTAGAGAGCTTGCTGGGGCTAGATCATGTTGCTCCAAATTGCAGCAATTTAAATGTGTCCAAAAATGACTTGAATACACTAAAAGGTGTTCCGTCAGGCTGTCTACACCTATGCTGTAGTCATAACTATATTGGCACGTATGCCTCTCTCAATCATCTTCCGCATTTAGAAACCCTCAACCTCTCGTTTAACAAGCTAAAGTTACAAAACCTCTCTCTGTTAGAGCCATGTCGACACCTTAAAGTGGTCGATTTGTCACATAACAGCATCACTAGTCTAAGGTATTTGCCTTCTAAGGCacatattttgaagatcAGTTTGGCAAACAACAATTTGTCCGGGGTTATCGATTTCCAGCAGTTACGACAGGAGTCCAATGCTTGGAGCTATattgaagaacttgatCTTTCAGGAAATAAAATCACAGCGGTTACCCATCTCTCACAGCTCAGCCGCATACGTATCCTACGCCTTGATGGAAACCTAATCAAATCAATTGAAGGCGGTAATAATGCCCAAATTCGTACTGTAACATTGACTAATAATCCAAATTTGCACACTATTTCAGGATTTCCCGCATTACGAATTCTCAAATGTAGGGGAGAGTCTCTACAATTGATGCCAGATTCCTTACCGGAGTCACTCGAGACTTTAGAAATCGCGGGAAGTTCCGATAATTCGGCAGATCAGTGGAACTGGCCTAAAATACTCCCAAAGTACCTAAGAAATCTAAAACTACGGAAATTGCAACTTTCTGCGGTGCCCCCAGTCATCCAATCACTTCCACTACGCACCCTAGACCTTACTTTTAACTGTCTTATCAACACAACACAGCTAATAAAGTCACTCCCGCCTACTTTACAAGAATTGAATCTTTTAGGGAATCCTTTATGGGCTGTCAATGACGCTGATAGGCGCCTTTTAGTTGAAGCTGTGAAGTTATACCTCTTCGCTTTACGTGGAGCCTAA